A single genomic interval of uncultured Desulfobulbus sp. harbors:
- a CDS encoding FAD-dependent oxidoreductase, whose amino-acid sequence MSAKKIVVIGGSAAGAKAAAKARRLDEFAEITIIQKDHDLSMAACGYPYYVGGVFNDRNALLCTPAGVVRDPVFFQKAKKIKALVETEVVAINRADKTVICRSVTSGEEQTIAYDKLVIATGARANMPPIPGIKLEGVTTLVSMANTDYLRAIRDRGEVKKAVVIGGGLIGVEACEALQESGIQVTVVEAVDQVLTFLDWDLAKLVENHMKAKGAQVITGTGVAEFLGEGGKLAGVKLADGTVIECSLAVMAIGVRPNSELGREAGLEIGKFGGITVNEYMQTADPDIYAAGDCVEIPNRITGDAAFAPMGDLANLEGRVIGENLISGNVATFPGTIHTGICKVFEFSAGSTGLSEKAAQRIGLEGYTTVVNASPDKPGFMGAKILISKLLVDKEQRILGYQCVGLGDVSRQIATAAMAIQGKLKLSDVITADLPYAPPFSPAIDHFIAACHIMENKLKGRMTGISAVEVKAKLDGGEKPFFLDGRNPNEFEEMELGIGENLIPLGALRSRLADLPADKNAEIIAFCKISLRGYEAECILRANGFTNVKVMEGGIMAWPYGRKR is encoded by the coding sequence ATGAGCGCGAAAAAAATTGTCGTTATCGGCGGATCAGCCGCCGGTGCCAAGGCAGCAGCCAAAGCTCGGCGGCTTGATGAGTTTGCAGAGATCACCATCATTCAGAAAGACCATGATCTGTCCATGGCCGCCTGCGGCTATCCCTACTATGTGGGCGGGGTGTTCAATGATCGCAACGCCTTGCTGTGCACCCCGGCCGGTGTGGTCCGCGACCCGGTCTTCTTTCAAAAGGCGAAAAAAATCAAGGCGCTGGTCGAGACCGAGGTCGTGGCCATCAACCGGGCCGACAAGACCGTCATCTGCCGCAGCGTCACGAGCGGCGAAGAACAGACCATTGCCTACGACAAGTTGGTCATCGCCACCGGTGCCCGCGCCAACATGCCGCCCATCCCCGGAATCAAGCTCGAGGGGGTCACCACCCTGGTCTCCATGGCCAACACCGACTATCTGCGTGCGATTCGCGACAGGGGCGAGGTGAAAAAGGCGGTGGTCATCGGCGGCGGACTTATCGGTGTCGAGGCCTGCGAGGCCCTGCAGGAGTCCGGCATTCAGGTCACCGTGGTCGAGGCGGTGGATCAGGTCTTGACCTTTCTCGACTGGGATCTGGCCAAGCTGGTGGAAAACCACATGAAGGCCAAGGGGGCCCAGGTGATCACCGGCACCGGCGTGGCCGAGTTCCTGGGCGAGGGCGGCAAGCTGGCCGGCGTCAAGCTGGCCGACGGCACTGTGATTGAATGTTCCCTTGCGGTCATGGCCATCGGCGTGCGTCCCAACAGCGAGCTCGGCAGGGAAGCCGGCCTTGAAATCGGCAAATTCGGCGGCATCACCGTGAATGAATATATGCAGACCGCTGATCCCGACATCTACGCCGCCGGTGACTGCGTCGAAATCCCCAACCGTATCACCGGGGATGCGGCCTTTGCCCCCATGGGCGACCTGGCCAATCTGGAAGGCCGGGTTATCGGCGAGAACTTGATCAGCGGCAACGTGGCCACCTTTCCCGGCACCATCCATACCGGTATCTGCAAGGTCTTCGAATTTTCTGCTGGTTCCACCGGACTTTCGGAAAAGGCTGCCCAGCGCATTGGCCTGGAGGGCTATACCACCGTGGTCAATGCCAGCCCGGATAAACCCGGCTTCATGGGCGCCAAAATTCTCATCTCTAAACTGCTGGTGGATAAGGAGCAGCGCATCCTCGGCTACCAGTGCGTGGGGCTGGGTGATGTCAGCCGCCAGATCGCCACTGCGGCCATGGCCATTCAGGGCAAGCTCAAACTCAGTGACGTGATCACCGCGGACCTGCCCTACGCACCGCCGTTCTCGCCCGCCATCGATCACTTCATCGCTGCCTGCCACATCATGGAAAACAAGCTCAAGGGACGGATGACCGGTATTTCCGCGGTTGAGGTCAAGGCCAAGTTGGACGGAGGCGAGAAGCCCTTCTTCCTCGACGGCCGCAATCCCAACGAATTCGAGGAAATGGAGCTTGGAATCGGCGAGAACCTGATTCCCTTGGGCGCCCTCCGTTCCCGTCTTGCCGACCTGCCTGCGGACAAGAATGCCGAGATCATCGCCTTCTGCAAGATCTCCCTGCGCGGTTACGAGGCCGAATGTATCCTCCGCGCCAACGGCTTCACCAACGTGAAGGTCATGGAGGGCGGCATCATGGCCTGGCCCTATGGCCGAAAGAGGTAA
- a CDS encoding NifB/NifX family molybdenum-iron cluster-binding protein produces MKARTTGQKIAVTVWGQRVSPVFDSARTLLIAEINGKALTATSRITFDPEHPLELLHLLRAQQVMLIICGAVSEGPAAMIEAAGIELIPFIAGDVQQVLEHFLEGRAFDSSFRMPGCGKNICCRGRIRRGRSIRAVQLPPEGWPGSSSPRQGVSAMDRGEQRADHSPDAETSQDNSSSKTNL; encoded by the coding sequence ATGAAAGCACGAACCACAGGCCAAAAAATTGCGGTTACAGTCTGGGGACAACGGGTATCGCCGGTATTCGACTCCGCGCGAACTTTGCTGATCGCGGAAATCAACGGCAAGGCACTGACCGCCACCTCCCGGATCACCTTTGATCCGGAGCACCCCCTGGAGCTGCTCCACCTGCTCAGAGCGCAGCAAGTCATGCTGATCATCTGCGGTGCGGTTTCCGAGGGCCCGGCTGCCATGATCGAAGCCGCCGGTATCGAATTGATTCCCTTCATAGCCGGAGATGTGCAGCAGGTGCTCGAACATTTCCTGGAGGGACGTGCTTTTGACAGCAGCTTCCGCATGCCCGGTTGCGGCAAGAATATCTGCTGCCGCGGTCGAATACGCCGGGGAAGGTCCATTCGCGCGGTGCAACTGCCGCCGGAAGGATGGCCGGGCTCATCGTCACCCCGGCAAGGGGTGTCGGCAATGGATCGTGGCGAACAGCGTGCCGATCATTCCCCGGATGCGGAAACATCCCAGGACAACAGCTCCTCAAAGACCAACCTTTAA
- a CDS encoding HD domain-containing phosphohydrolase: MPASLFHPPTVLVIEDEPTQRHILHSQLTAQGYEVVDAVSGREGLSIWNERPEIRLVITDLAMPDMGGVEVVRAIRSQEKSYTYLMVLTGINDKEWLLKALAAGADDFVGKPILREELALRLQGAQRLLRLEDQYKLVGRLAELAAVRAGEESCQVHRLKRYCALLAEDLRRHHPELQLNSQTIEDLANASVLHDIGIMNVPEGLLNKRGRLTPREMEQIRQHALEGSKILKKIYMETGSFYLLLALQIATSHHERWDGSGYPQKLKGNDIPLSARIVTLADTYNALRSRRPYKDPMPKEHTEGVILEEKGKQFDPMLVESFLRVKEEMAAIHDQFRDPSETW; this comes from the coding sequence ATGCCAGCTTCCCTGTTTCATCCCCCCACTGTTCTCGTGATTGAAGACGAACCCACCCAACGCCACATCCTGCACAGTCAACTGACCGCACAGGGCTACGAGGTGGTCGATGCCGTGAGCGGTCGGGAAGGCCTGAGCATTTGGAACGAACGCCCGGAAATACGTCTGGTGATCACTGATCTGGCCATGCCCGATATGGGTGGCGTGGAAGTGGTCAGGGCCATCCGCAGCCAGGAAAAAAGCTACACCTACCTCATGGTTCTGACCGGAATTAACGACAAGGAATGGCTGCTCAAGGCACTGGCCGCAGGTGCCGATGACTTTGTGGGTAAACCGATACTTCGGGAGGAGTTGGCTCTGCGTCTCCAAGGGGCGCAACGGCTGCTTCGGCTGGAGGACCAGTACAAGTTGGTTGGACGATTGGCGGAGTTGGCGGCTGTTCGGGCTGGGGAGGAGTCCTGCCAGGTCCATCGACTCAAGCGCTACTGCGCCCTTTTGGCCGAAGATCTCCGCCGGCACCATCCGGAATTACAACTCAACAGCCAGACGATCGAGGACCTGGCCAATGCCAGCGTGCTCCATGATATCGGCATCATGAACGTACCCGAGGGGCTGCTCAACAAACGGGGACGGCTCACCCCACGGGAGATGGAACAAATCCGGCAGCACGCCCTTGAAGGCAGCAAGATTCTCAAAAAAATCTACATGGAAACCGGCTCGTTCTATCTGCTCTTGGCGCTCCAGATTGCCACTAGTCACCATGAACGATGGGACGGCAGCGGTTATCCGCAAAAACTCAAGGGCAACGACATTCCCCTCTCAGCCCGCATCGTGACCCTGGCCGACACCTACAACGCACTTCGTTCTCGCCGCCCGTACAAGGATCCCATGCCCAAGGAGCATACCGAGGGGGTGATTCTCGAAGAAAAGGGCAAACAATTTGATCCGATGCTGGTGGAGAGCTTTCTTCGCGTCAAGGAGGAGATGGCTGCAATCCATGACCAGTTCAGGGATCCCTCCGAGACCTGGTAG
- a CDS encoding TetR/AcrR family transcriptional regulator — MDAREKLITSTQSLLWERGYVGTSPKAIQQRAGVGQGSMYHHFNGKSDLALAAIERCAEQIRSYAESKLTGPGSAYERIEAFLMQDRHVLQGCQLGRLTADPEIVANPELHRPVDQTFDWLQQRISEVIAQGKENREFAADLNVEDTAATIAGIIQGGYVLARAAGTDEPYYSAVRGMLALLRPRNPGAEV; from the coding sequence ATGGATGCACGTGAGAAACTGATAACAAGTACCCAGTCCTTACTCTGGGAAAGAGGGTATGTCGGCACCAGTCCCAAGGCGATTCAGCAACGCGCCGGTGTGGGGCAGGGGAGCATGTACCACCATTTCAACGGTAAATCTGATTTGGCTCTGGCGGCCATTGAACGCTGCGCCGAGCAGATCAGAAGCTATGCCGAGTCCAAACTGACCGGCCCGGGAAGCGCCTACGAGCGGATCGAAGCCTTTCTGATGCAGGACCGCCATGTGCTGCAAGGGTGCCAGTTGGGGCGGCTGACCGCGGATCCGGAAATCGTGGCCAACCCGGAACTGCATCGTCCGGTGGACCAAACCTTTGACTGGCTGCAGCAGCGGATCTCCGAGGTGATAGCCCAGGGCAAGGAAAATCGGGAGTTTGCCGCGGATCTCAATGTCGAGGATACCGCCGCCACCATCGCCGGTATCATTCAAGGTGGCTACGTGCTGGCCAGGGCCGCAGGCACGGATGAACCGTATTACAGTGCAGTGCGCGGCATGCTGGCCCTGCTCAGGCCGCGCAACCCCGGCGCGGAGGTGTGA
- a CDS encoding sigma 54-interacting transcriptional regulator, producing the protein MANSDKPVNGVTDIILESISDGVFTVNHEWRIMSFNRAAEEITGVPREEAIGRYCWEVFRSNMCEGNCALRRTMKEGRSFVSSSTYIINSEKKRIPISVSTAPLKDESGEILGGVETFRDNTVVEELRRELSGSFRQGDMVSCSHAMKKIFAVLPQIAESDSTVLIEGETGTGKEIMAKSLHDLSSRRGKPFVAINCGALPDTLLESELFGYKAGAFTNAAQDKPGYFSLAEGGTILLDEIGETSPAFQVKLLRVLEEREFLPLGGIKKVKINVRILAATNRNLEEMVSQGSFRSDLFYRINIVRLALPPLRDRKEDIPLLIDRFIDRMNRLRGKAVSGIEPETLERLMAHGYPGNIRELENIIEHAFILCTQGPIGLHHLPSHLSTPSGSPTTANQPSSMSQIHRATEREVILAALERNSFNRLATAKELGMHKSTLFRKLKKLQLDLPDIDGRTPGSRNPTVA; encoded by the coding sequence ATGGCCAACAGCGACAAGCCTGTCAACGGCGTGACCGACATTATTCTTGAATCCATATCCGATGGCGTGTTCACCGTGAATCACGAGTGGCGGATCATGTCGTTCAACCGTGCCGCCGAGGAGATCACCGGGGTGCCGCGTGAAGAGGCCATCGGCCGCTACTGCTGGGAGGTGTTCCGCTCCAATATGTGCGAGGGGAACTGCGCCCTCAGACGCACCATGAAGGAGGGCCGTTCCTTTGTTTCCAGCTCGACCTACATCATCAACAGCGAAAAGAAACGGATCCCGATCTCGGTTTCGACCGCCCCCCTCAAGGATGAGTCCGGCGAAATTCTCGGTGGGGTGGAAACCTTCCGCGACAACACCGTGGTCGAAGAACTGCGCAGGGAGCTCAGCGGCTCCTTCCGCCAGGGGGACATGGTCAGCTGCAGCCATGCGATGAAAAAGATCTTTGCCGTGCTGCCGCAGATCGCCGAGAGCGACTCCACGGTACTGATCGAGGGCGAAACCGGCACCGGCAAGGAGATCATGGCCAAATCCCTGCATGACCTCTCCAGCCGACGGGGCAAGCCCTTTGTCGCCATCAACTGCGGCGCCCTGCCCGACACCCTGCTCGAATCGGAACTCTTCGGCTACAAGGCTGGGGCCTTCACCAACGCGGCTCAGGACAAACCGGGATATTTCAGCCTGGCCGAGGGCGGCACCATCCTCCTTGACGAGATCGGCGAAACCAGTCCGGCCTTTCAGGTCAAACTGCTGCGCGTACTGGAAGAGCGGGAATTTCTCCCCCTGGGCGGGATCAAGAAGGTGAAGATCAATGTCCGCATTCTCGCGGCCACCAACCGCAACCTGGAAGAGATGGTGAGCCAGGGCAGCTTTCGCAGCGACCTCTTTTACCGGATCAACATCGTCCGCCTGGCCCTGCCCCCTTTACGGGACCGCAAGGAAGACATTCCCCTGTTGATCGACCGCTTCATCGACCGCATGAACCGCTTGCGCGGCAAGGCGGTGAGCGGCATCGAGCCCGAAACCCTCGAGCGCCTCATGGCTCATGGATACCCCGGCAATATCCGCGAACTGGAAAACATTATCGAACACGCCTTCATTCTCTGCACCCAGGGTCCCATCGGCCTGCATCATCTACCCTCGCACCTCAGTACGCCCTCGGGAAGTCCGACCACCGCAAATCAGCCCTCCTCCATGAGCCAGATCCACCGTGCCACCGAGCGGGAGGTCATCCTGGCTGCACTTGAACGGAACAGTTTCAACCGATTGGCAACCGCGAAAGAACTGGGCATGCATAAAAGCACCCTGTTTCGCAAACTGAAAAAGTTGCAGCTCGACCTGCCCGATATCGATGGCCGCACGCCGGGTTCACGCAACCCAACAGTCGCTTGA